Proteins found in one Macrobrachium nipponense isolate FS-2020 chromosome 4, ASM1510439v2, whole genome shotgun sequence genomic segment:
- the LOC135211041 gene encoding uncharacterized protein LOC135211041 has product MSAVFASTTFQRITGKLWKVGSASVSHSICLSRWKSTDNIKWLWRASDGTKEVHRANDKGYGVGGYGVTFNSTKPLSQDLFREAVEHLHRKIPWLGVCLLPYKGELWYCQPPNLELNFQVLEDGDVVDVISQATKDGFQDSRLTQGKFRVICRKPSAPCLIPEVKKHFPHQYDFVVSGHMGICDGSSFSYIIKWMAVILDDLAAGRTVSDEEVVPITNNNEVSVLLTQIKDSASCDKHLTEAILRTRPKPDQVPLFFQAFPRPTEAGPSTKNIQRVMESKFLDQLLQRCKLEKVTVNSALMAALNIAIVNLVEEKGFAKDVCEVSCNLYTDYRRYMRPTETFHLGPFRSSMSYISVVDDSCRKNFWDYSRRVDEDVRSALNDKLTMKQYVVQEMVEKADQISYDYITSFRPALHDYSLTNHGDFTPLLHHNGDHVQITAVDSISCIHNSLNSSLHAVVTFRGRTTYNVSYATDYFTETTVNKLVDELFSVLQKFVFTEGRR; this is encoded by the exons ATGTCAGCAGTCTTTGCAAGTACAACATTCCAGAGAATAACTGGAAAGCTCTGGAAGGTTGGCTCTGCCTCAGTTTCTCATAGCATTTGTCTGTCGAG ATGGAAGAGTACAGACAACATCAAGTGGTTGTGGAGAGCCAGTGATGGGACCAAGGAGGTACACAGAGCCAATGATAAGGGTTATGGAGTTGGGGGCTACGGTGTGACTTTTAACAGCACCAAACCGCTGAGTCAGGACTTATTCAGAGAGGCTGTGGAACACCTTCACAG GAAGATTCCATGGCTTGGTGTCTGCCTCCTTCCCTACAAAGGAGAACTGTGGTATTGTCAGCCACCGAACTTGGAGTTAAATTTCCAG GTTCTGGAAGATGGCGATGTGGTTGACGTTATAAGTCAGGCGACAAAGGATGGTTTTCAAGATTCTAGACTTACACAAGGAAAATTCAGGGTTATTTGTCGCAAGCCCAGTGCTCCTTGCCTCATTCCAGAGGTCAAGAAACACTTCCCCCACCAATATGATTTTGTCGTCTCGGGTCACATGGGAATATGCGATGGCTCGAGCTTTTCTTACATCATAAAATGGATGGCTGTGATACTGGACGACTTAGCTGCTGGAAGAACTGTCAGCGATGAGGAGGTTGTTCCCATTACCAACAACAATGAAGTTTCTGTGCTGCTCACCCAGATTAAGGACAGTGCGTCATGTGACAAGCACCTCACTGAAGCCATTTTGAGAACTCGACCCAAGCCTGATCAAGTTCCACTTTTCTTTCAGGCATTTCCAAGGCCGACTGAAGCAGGACCCTCTACCAAGAACATCCAGAGGGTGATGGAGTCCAAATTTCTTGACCAGCTTCTTCAGAGGTGTAAGCTGGAAAAGGTGACAGTTAACAGCGCCTTAATGGCTGCCCTAAACATAGCCATTGTTAACCTCGTGGAGGAGAAAGGATTTGCTAAAGATGTCTGTGAGGTATCTTGCAACCTGTACACAGACTACCGTCGATACATGAGACCAACTGAGACATTTCACCTGGGGCCTTTCAGATCTTCCATGTCCTACATTTCAGTGGTAGATGATTCTTGCAGAAAGAACTTCTGGGACTATTCCAGAAGAGTTGATGAAGACGTGCGCTCCGCCCTGAACGACAAATTGACGATGAAGCAATATGTGGTGcaagaaatggtcgaaaaagctGACCAAATTTCTTACGACTACATAACTTCATTTAGACCAGCTCTTCACGATTACAGTCTGACAAATCATGGGGACTTTACCCCACTACTCCATCACAATGGAGACCATGTTCAGATAACGGCCGTGGATTCAATTTCATGTATACATAATTCCCTCAACAGCAGCTTACATGCTGTGGTGACTTTTCGAGGGAGAACGACTTACAATGTATCCTATGCCACTGACTACTTCACTGAGACAACTGTGAACAAGCTAGTGGATGAATTGTTTTCAGTTCTACAGAAGTTCGTTTTCACCGAGGGTCGACGATGA